The DNA segment CGCTGTAACGTGGAGCCTTTCTTGTAACCTTTGCCACAAACGTCACATTTATACGGCTTTTCGGGTGAGCTGGCTGGTGAATCGCCGCATTTGTGTCTGAGCAGCTCTCCCGACTGGCTGAACTCTTTCTGGCAGGATGCACATTTGAAGAGGTTGTCCATCCCATGGACATGCTGGTGGTAGAGAAGGTGCGAGGGCTGCATGAAGCCTTTGTCGCACAGGTTGCATTTAAAGGGTCGGTCGGTCGGGTCTTTGTGCATGCGTCTGTGGCGTACGAGCGCATACTGCTGCCTGAAGCTCATCTGACACTCATCACAATGGAAGGGCCGCTCCTCCGAGTGCGTCCGCTCATGCTGACGAAGGTCAGATGGCCGTTTAAAGCCCTTCCCACAGGTGGCGCAGCGAAACGGGCGGGAGCCCTGCGGGTGACAGGGGTGGTGAAGAAGTTCAGAGGACTCTTTAAAGTGCAGCTCACACAGATTGCATTTGAACAAGTGTTCCCCAGAGTGGACGTACATATGGCGCACAAGATGCGAGCGATGCTTGAAGCTCTTTTCGCAGACAGCACACTTGAAAGGCCGCTCGTTGCTGTGTGTCCGCTGGTGGTGCTGTAGGTGAGATGACTGGCTGAAGGCCTTGTCACACGTGTCACACTTGAAGGGCTTCTCTCCCGTGTGCACCCTCTCGTGTCGCGTGAGCTCCGACAGGTGTTTGAAACCCTTCTGGCAGATGGAGCATTTGTACGGCCGGTCCCGCGCCGAGGGAAATGGCAGAATGGAAGAGCTGCTGCTGGCTGAAGCCCTGTCAACACTTGGCTGCTGGGCGCCGGCCCCTGAGGAGTTGGGTGTGGAGCTGCCGGGTCGGTAGGTCTTCTCGCAGATGGAACACTTCATGGGGTTGGTGCTGTTGTGAGATGTATGGTGCTGGGCTAGAGACGTGAGAAGGGAGAAGCCCATCTTACAAACCCCGCACACAAAAGGTTTCTGTTCCACCTGAACACACTGGTGCTCCAGCAAGTCTGTTGCCTGGTGGAAGATTTTCAGGCACTGGGTGCACTGGAAGGACCTGTCCTGAGTCACCATGCACTGGTGCTCATGTGGGTTTGACAAGTGTGAGATATCATGCCCACAGGCGCCGCACTTGTGTCCTCCCTCCGTTCCCACCTGTATGGAGGTCTGCTGGGCCTGTGCAGggtgctgttgctgctgctggctGTGTTGCCCTCCACCGTGCTGTTGAGACCCGCTGTGATGCTGGCTGTGCTGGACATGCTGGGTCTGCTGCTGCTGTAACGATGCGGCTTCATGCTGCAATACAATGCCGTACACTGTACATCCCAATGAATTCTCAGCTCCTGAAGGAATGGTGTGCACCACAGGAGGTGGAGCAACAGCATGCTGCTGCCAGGCCTCTGTCATGCGGGCACGGGTGTAGGGATTTAGTTTGGCAGCCGGTGTGGCCCAactaaagagagaaaagcagaattgtaaatattttaagAAATAAGCAAAATATTTCAATATCTGTGATTGAAAGAAAAACTCA comes from the Thalassophryne amazonica chromosome 8, fThaAma1.1, whole genome shotgun sequence genome and includes:
- the znf319b gene encoding zinc finger protein 319, coding for MDWATPAAKLNPYTRARMTEAWQQHAVAPPPVVHTIPSGAENSLGCTVYGIVLQHEAASLQQQQTQHVQHSQHHSGSQQHGGGQHSQQQQQHPAQAQQTSIQVGTEGGHKCGACGHDISHLSNPHEHQCMVTQDRSFQCTQCLKIFHQATDLLEHQCVQVEQKPFVCGVCKMGFSLLTSLAQHHTSHNSTNPMKCSICEKTYRPGSSTPNSSGAGAQQPSVDRASASSSSSILPFPSARDRPYKCSICQKGFKHLSELTRHERVHTGEKPFKCDTCDKAFSQSSHLQHHQRTHSNERPFKCAVCEKSFKHRSHLVRHMYVHSGEHLFKCNLCELHFKESSELLHHPCHPQGSRPFRCATCGKGFKRPSDLRQHERTHSEERPFHCDECQMSFRQQYALVRHRRMHKDPTDRPFKCNLCDKGFMQPSHLLYHQHVHGMDNLFKCASCQKEFSQSGELLRHKCGDSPASSPEKPYKCDVCGKGYKKGSTLQRHQNSHCQEKPLKCSLCDRRFLSSSEFVQHRCDPSREKPLRCPECEKRFKYSSDLNRHLRVHTGEKPYKCAHCNKGFKQREHLNKHQATHSREGQFKCVWCGERFSDLGSLQDHTVQHTADGGDYAVPQCI